The following coding sequences are from one Lolium rigidum isolate FL_2022 chromosome 6, APGP_CSIRO_Lrig_0.1, whole genome shotgun sequence window:
- the LOC124666952 gene encoding GDSL esterase/lipase At5g45920-like: MRPRLVLFGASLTEQSFASGGWGAALAHHFGRQADVVLRGFSGYNTRWALKVLDRAMEGAAAGGADPAAVTVLLGSNDASLPDRAEPHLHVPLAEYQDNLRAICAHFKNKWPSAAIILITPPPIYEAARIRHIYGDNDPSRQPERTNEAAGTYAQACIAIAKELDQQFVDIWTQMQKFPDWQTSALCDGLHFTPFGNKILFDEVLKTLESIGFSKQILRSDLPLYHEIDPKDPLKAFEI, encoded by the exons ATGCGGCCGCGGCTGGTGCTCTTCGGTGCCTCCCTCACCGAGCAGTCGTTTGCCTCAGGCGGATGGGGCGCCGCCCTCGCCCACCACTTCGGCCGCCAG GCGGACGTGGTACTGCGCGGGTTCAGCGGGTACAACACGCGGTGGGCGCTGAAGGTGCTGGATAGAGCCATGGAGGGGGCGGCCGCCGGGGGCGCGGACCCCGCGGCCGTCACGGTGCTCTTGGGCTCCAACGACGCTAGCCTGCCGGACCGGGCGGAGCCGCACCTGCACGTGCCGCTAGCGGAGTACCAGGACAACCTCCGCGCGATCTGCGCCCACTTCAAG AATAAGTGGCCGTCTGCTGCTATCATCCTCATCACCCCTCCACCAATCTACGAGGCCGCGAGGATCAG GCACATATATGGGGATAATGATCCTTCACGACAGCCTGAAAGAACAAATGAAGCTGCAGGCACTTATGCACAGGCATGCATAGCTATTGCTAAAGAATTGGATCAGCAATTTGTAGACATCTGGACACAGATGCAGAAATTCCCTGATTGGCAGACATCTGCATTATG TGACGGACTTCATTTCACCCCGTTCGGAAACAAGATTTTGTTCGACGAGGTGCTCAAAACACTGGAAAGTATTGGTTTCAGCAAACAGATTCTCCGATCGGATCTCCCTCTCTACCATGAAATTGACCCCAAGGACCCATTGAAAgcatttgaaatttga